Proteins encoded within one genomic window of Trichomycterus rosablanca isolate fTriRos1 chromosome 7, fTriRos1.hap1, whole genome shotgun sequence:
- the si:dkey-70p6.1 gene encoding uncharacterized protein si:dkey-70p6.1, translated as MASMQDGVNFTASPYGKVLLLGAIAAASAFVVTILIVVLCVGCHRKGKSQNGTGEERKHRLMDMSILRQSKLRSIKSSKKNRPASMDLLLLPSRRSNSDLRNSQGRQGTQMPAGEDGEHTYAEVGRRPSPTRCPEAALRGRAGETDTPAPPAVPANTPAPPDPDGDSLDGGIPEPETLPPVMNPPPQPQETAEYACIRKVRKVEKAAQKRDNGTETDEGLGQAQRHSGGEIRHAPPSHPAPPPPHPHSMKLPRKNVEAFNLPFFPKEAVFIGNGEEYIWKPPEDDDFMFQPKHIGPLSPHMGDSMAAGISDMYSKVCKPGKKKRGVPGSPTAPREIGGYRTLARGDRDGGFNVVVKPQTWAPQEAKISRMPPGSMEEHCYEAIGTEESAVSYEAAEAGGGWKRERPPLNASATLRPKKKKPQQPQHQPPPPPTQSQHTPKMQHLPAKALLLPGENLYESIPDLKQGSTSSSTTTIFTFNDGMEMYVTGL; from the exons ATGGCCTCGATGCAGGACGGGGTGAACTTCACTGCTTCCCCCTACGGCAAAGTGTTGCTGCTCGGGGCCATTGCTGCTGCCTCGGCCTTCGTCGTCACCATCCTCATTGTTGTTTTGTGTGTGGGCTGCCACAG GAAGGGGAAAAGTCAGAATGGTACTGGTGAAGAGAGGAAGCACAGACTCATGGACATG AGTATATTGCGACAGTCCAAGCTACGCTCCATCA AATCGTCAAAGAAGAACCGTCCGGCCAGCATGGatctccttttgctgccaagcCGGCGCTCTAATTCAGATCTGCGAAACTCACAGGGTCGCCAGGGGACCCAGATGCCTGCAGGAGAGGACGGAGAGCACACATATGCAGAGGTGGGGCGCCGACCGTCCCCCACACGCTGTCCCGAGGCTGCGCTCAGAGGGCGGGCTGGGGAGACGGACACCCCGGCCCCACCAGCCGTGCCCGCCAATACCCCGGCTCCACCTGATCCAGATGGGGACAGCCTGGATGGCGGGATTCCCGAGCCTGAGACTCTTCCCCCGGTCATGAACCCTCCTCCACAGCCTCAAGAAACAGCCGAGTATGCATGCATCAGAAAAGTGCGCAAAGTGGAGAAAGCTGCCCAGAAAAGGGACAACGGCACTGAGACAGACGAGGGCCTCGGGCAGGCTCAGCGGCACAGCGGTGGAGAGATTCGACATGCCCCACCTAGTCATCCAGCTCCACCCCCACCACACCCGCACAGTATGAAGTTGCCACGCAAGAATGTAGAGGCCTTCAACTTGCCTTTTTTCCCAAAG GAGGCAGTGTTTATTGGAAACGGAGAGGAGTACATATGGAAGCCTCCAGAAGATGATGACTTCATGTTCCAGCCCAAGCACATAGGCCCTCTGAGCCCTCATATGGGAGACAGCATGGCAGCTGGG ATCTCAGATATGTACTCTAAAGTCTGCAAAccaggaaagaaaaaaagaggcgTGCCCGGGTCACCAACAGCTCCAAGAGAGATTGGAGGCTATCGGACCTTGGCCCGTGGTGACCGCGATGGTGGCTTTAACGTGGTGGTAAAACCACAAACATGGGCACCACAGGAGGCAAAAATATCCAGAATGCCCCCTGGCTCAATGGAGGAGCACTGCTACGAAGCCATCGGCACGGAGGAGAGTGCCGTGTCCTACGAAGCCGCGGAAGCTGGAGGAGGCTGGAAGCGAGAAAGGCCACCGCTCAATGCAAGCGCAACCCTCCGGCCCAAGAAGAAGAAACCCCAGCAGCCTCAGCATCAGCCACCTCCACCACCTACACAGTCTCAGCATACACCTAAAATGCAGCACCTGCCAGCCAAAGCTCTTCTGCTGCCGGGAGAAAATCTTTACGAGAGCATCCCTGACCTGAAACAGGGCTCGACCAGCTCTAGTACCACCACCATCTTTACTTTTAATGATGGAATGGAAATGTACGTCACTGGCCTGTAG